From Methanobrevibacter sp., a single genomic window includes:
- a CDS encoding CBS domain-containing protein: protein MKVKRVMSKKVISVSVPGNREKALKLMREENISVLPVVKGDTNKLVGLLTRSDLIINPDEDQIAMLMSRDLVTATVGEDIESVAKKMIENNVRRVPVVNDEDELVGIITSFDLVSKALADMENNDPVGKYMITDIATTWVGTPLNVAFESMKLFGLKSILALNNQAKLTGILTETDFIAESEIISERSEHSSTVGTEGDKWSWDSTSVLYIEKNHLKFSDKLVEDVIGDNIEIANEKTKVSDCAKKMKQLNIEQIPVTNVDGDLIGLVRASDLIKALV, encoded by the coding sequence ATGAAAGTTAAAAGAGTTATGTCTAAAAAGGTAATTAGTGTTTCTGTACCTGGAAATAGGGAAAAAGCATTAAAACTAATGAGGGAAGAAAATATTTCTGTTCTTCCAGTAGTTAAAGGGGATACTAATAAGCTTGTTGGATTATTAACACGTTCTGATTTGATTATAAATCCTGATGAAGATCAAATTGCCATGTTGATGTCTAGAGATCTTGTTACTGCAACAGTTGGTGAAGATATTGAAAGCGTTGCTAAAAAAATGATTGAAAATAATGTGAGGAGAGTTCCTGTTGTTAATGATGAAGATGAATTGGTGGGAATCATAACCTCATTTGACTTGGTTTCAAAAGCATTGGCAGATATGGAAAATAATGATCCTGTTGGAAAGTATATGATTACTGATATTGCTACAACTTGGGTAGGAACTCCATTGAATGTTGCTTTTGAAAGTATGAAACTTTTCGGTCTTAAATCTATTTTAGCTTTAAATAATCAGGCAAAATTAACTGGTATCTTGACTGAAACTGATTTCATTGCTGAAAGTGAAATTATCTCAGAACGTTCCGAACACAGTTCTACTGTAGGAACCGAAGGGGACAAATGGTCTTGGGACAGTACTTCTGTCTTATACATTGAAAAGAATCATTTGAAATTCTCTGATAAGTTAGTTGAAGACGTTATTGGAGATAATATTGAAATAGCTAATGAAAAAACTAAAGTTTCAGATTGCGCTAAAAAGATGAAGCAGTTGAATATTGAACAAATTCCGGTTACTAATGTTGATGGGGATTTAATAGGTCTTGTAAGGGCAAGTGACTTGATTAAGGCTTTAGTATAA
- the carB gene encoding carbamoyl-phosphate synthase large subunit, whose amino-acid sequence MPVDNDIKKVLIIGSGPIQIGQAAEFDYSGSQACKSLREEGIETVLVNSNPATIQTDMDMADTVYTEPLTPEIVAQIIEKEQVDAILPTMGGQTGLNIATGLGDLGLLDGIKVLGSDVQTIKDVEDRDLFSNFMHRLNEPIPKSHAVESVEEAIEAVKDIGYPVIVRPAFTLGGTGGGVAHNEEELVEITTHGLDMSFINQVLIDESVLGWKEYEYEVMRDKDDTCIIVCSMENIDPMGIHTGESVVVAPAQNLNDKDSQALRDASIKIIRNLGIRGGCNIQFAVNPETGEYKVIEVNPRVSRSSALASKATGYPIAKISSKIALGMTLDEIKNDITKETPASFEPAIDYVVVKIPRWPFDKFRGINRKIGVQMKATGEVMAIGRTMEEAFQKAIRSLDMGFTGFEYVEYDEDDLANPTDERFFQIYSAFKDGMSVEELQKLTKFDELFLYKIKNIVDFENEVTEEKLNDPDFLRKAKQLGFSNKRLADLVGQTEEYVKNLTKTHNVNRSYKMVDTCAAEFEAKTPYYYSSHDVGNEAEPSNKKKIIILGAGPIRIGQGIEFDYCCVHSSLALKEEDIETILINNNPETVSTDYDISDKLYFEPLTFEDVMGIVEQENPDGVIVQFGGQTSINLAVPLANAGVKILGTPYESIDRVEDRELFAELLEKLHIRQAPYGTANSFEEAKEIAQRITYPVLVRPSYVIGGRAMEIVYDDNELEEYMKEAVKVSPEHPILVDKFLEDAIELDVDILCDGEDVFIAGIMEHIEEAGVHSGDSACVIPPQTIPEHILDTIRESSRKLALELDVKGLMNIQYAVKLDEERVYIIEANPRASRTVPFVSKAIGVPLAKIATWIMTGSKLKDFGLTKEIKIDHVAVKESVFPFLKLPESDTVLGPEMKSTGESIGIDENFGMAFYKSQLAAGMDLPKSGKIFISVKDSDKKKILPIAEKAEELGFELVATGGTADAAPSVNIEKIKKVSQGSPNIKEAILNKEIDLIINTSEGKQSAQDGYIIRRLAIELGIPYVTTLAGARAALNAIAAVQNNEIKVKSLNEYIDGE is encoded by the coding sequence ATGCCTGTCGATAATGATATTAAAAAAGTATTGATTATTGGTTCTGGACCTATCCAAATAGGTCAAGCTGCAGAATTCGATTATTCCGGTTCACAAGCATGTAAATCACTTAGAGAAGAAGGAATTGAAACCGTGCTTGTAAACAGTAATCCTGCAACTATTCAAACTGATATGGATATGGCAGATACAGTTTATACAGAACCATTAACTCCTGAAATTGTAGCTCAAATCATTGAAAAAGAACAAGTTGATGCAATTTTACCAACTATGGGTGGTCAAACTGGATTAAACATAGCTACTGGCCTTGGAGATTTGGGTTTATTGGATGGAATTAAAGTATTGGGGTCTGATGTTCAAACAATTAAAGATGTGGAAGATCGTGACCTTTTCAGTAATTTCATGCACAGACTAAACGAGCCAATTCCTAAAAGCCATGCTGTAGAAAGTGTTGAAGAAGCTATTGAGGCTGTAAAAGACATTGGTTATCCTGTAATTGTAAGGCCTGCATTCACCTTGGGAGGTACTGGTGGTGGAGTAGCTCATAATGAGGAAGAATTGGTTGAAATTACAACCCATGGATTGGATATGAGTTTCATTAACCAAGTTCTTATTGATGAATCTGTTTTGGGATGGAAAGAATACGAGTATGAAGTAATGAGGGATAAAGACGATACTTGTATTATTGTATGTAGTATGGAAAACATTGACCCAATGGGTATTCACACAGGGGAAAGTGTTGTTGTAGCTCCAGCTCAAAATTTAAATGACAAGGATTCACAAGCATTGAGGGACGCTTCAATCAAAATTATCAGAAACCTCGGTATTCGCGGTGGATGTAATATTCAATTTGCAGTAAATCCTGAAACAGGTGAATATAAGGTTATTGAAGTAAATCCAAGGGTAAGTAGAAGTAGTGCTCTTGCATCTAAAGCTACCGGTTATCCAATTGCTAAAATCTCATCAAAAATAGCTCTTGGAATGACTTTAGATGAAATTAAAAATGATATTACTAAGGAGACTCCTGCTTCATTTGAACCGGCAATTGACTATGTTGTTGTAAAGATTCCAAGATGGCCATTTGACAAGTTCAGGGGCATTAACCGTAAAATTGGAGTTCAAATGAAGGCAACTGGAGAAGTAATGGCAATTGGAAGAACCATGGAGGAAGCATTCCAAAAAGCTATCAGATCTCTTGATATGGGCTTCACAGGATTTGAATATGTTGAATATGACGAGGATGATTTGGCTAATCCGACCGATGAAAGATTCTTCCAAATTTATTCAGCATTCAAAGATGGTATGAGTGTTGAGGAACTTCAAAAACTCACCAAATTTGATGAATTGTTCTTATACAAGATTAAAAATATCGTTGACTTTGAAAATGAAGTCACAGAAGAAAAACTCAATGATCCTGACTTCTTAAGAAAAGCCAAACAATTAGGATTCTCAAATAAGAGATTGGCTGATCTCGTAGGTCAAACTGAGGAATATGTTAAAAACTTAACCAAAACTCATAACGTAAATCGTTCCTATAAGATGGTAGATACTTGTGCTGCTGAATTTGAAGCAAAAACACCATATTATTACAGCAGTCATGATGTTGGTAATGAAGCAGAACCAAGCAATAAAAAGAAAATCATCATTTTGGGAGCAGGTCCTATTAGAATAGGTCAGGGTATCGAGTTCGATTATTGTTGTGTACATTCTTCTCTTGCCTTAAAAGAAGAGGATATTGAAACTATATTAATAAACAACAACCCTGAAACTGTAAGTACAGATTATGACATTTCCGATAAACTTTACTTCGAACCATTGACATTTGAGGATGTTATGGGTATTGTTGAACAAGAAAACCCTGATGGGGTAATCGTTCAATTTGGAGGTCAAACTTCAATTAATTTAGCAGTGCCATTGGCTAATGCAGGTGTTAAAATTTTAGGAACACCATATGAAAGCATTGACAGAGTTGAGGACAGGGAGTTATTTGCAGAATTATTGGAGAAACTTCACATCCGTCAAGCTCCTTATGGAACTGCAAACTCATTTGAAGAGGCAAAAGAAATTGCTCAAAGAATTACTTATCCAGTACTTGTGCGTCCATCATATGTAATTGGTGGAAGAGCAATGGAAATTGTTTACGATGACAATGAACTTGAAGAATATATGAAGGAAGCAGTAAAAGTTTCCCCAGAACACCCTATTCTTGTAGATAAATTCTTGGAGGATGCAATTGAATTGGATGTTGATATTCTTTGTGATGGTGAAGATGTATTCATTGCAGGAATCATGGAACACATTGAAGAAGCAGGTGTTCATTCAGGAGATTCTGCTTGTGTAATTCCTCCTCAAACAATTCCTGAGCATATTTTAGATACTATTCGTGAAAGCAGTAGAAAATTAGCTTTAGAATTGGACGTTAAAGGTTTAATGAATATTCAATATGCTGTCAAACTTGATGAGGAACGTGTTTACATCATTGAAGCAAATCCTCGTGCAAGTAGAACAGTTCCGTTTGTAAGTAAAGCTATTGGAGTTCCTTTAGCAAAAATCGCAACATGGATCATGACTGGAAGCAAGCTTAAGGACTTTGGACTTACTAAAGAAATCAAGATTGACCATGTGGCTGTTAAGGAATCTGTTTTCCCATTCTTGAAACTTCCGGAATCCGATACTGTATTAGGTCCTGAAATGAAATCTACAGGGGAAAGTATTGGTATAGACGAGAACTTTGGAATGGCATTTTACAAATCACAGCTTGCTGCTGGAATGGATCTTCCAAAATCCGGTAAAATATTCATAAGCGTTAAAGATTCAGATAAGAAGAAAATCCTCCCTATTGCTGAAAAAGCAGAGGAATTAGGATTTGAATTAGTAGCTACTGGTGGAACTGCTGACGCTGCTCCAAGTGTTAACATAGAAAAAATCAAAAAGGTTTCTCAAGGCTCTCCTAATATTAAGGAAGCTATCTTAAACAAAGAAATTGATTTAATCATCAACACATCTGAAGGAAAACAGTCTGCACAGGATGGTTATATTATCAGAAGATTAGCTATTGAATTAGGTATTCCATATGTAACCACACTTGCAGGTGCAAGGGCTGCATTAAACGCTATTGCAGCGGTTCAAAACAATGAAATTAAAGTTAAATCATTAAATGAATATATTGATGGAGAATAA
- the carA gene encoding glutamine-hydrolyzing carbamoyl-phosphate synthase small subunit yields MVKEAKLVLEDGTIIKGEGFGYETTKTGELVFSTGMGGYTESLTDPSFKGEILMSTYPLEGNYGVSEEWYQSDKIQVEGFVVREVCKHVSNFSSPKTLDEFLTEFEVPGISGVDTRDLTLKIREKGSMKSVITTEDIPDEELIEMAKSQPHISEVDLVPLVSTKEIKEFGQDNDKKVALIDCGVKKSIIQNFLDRDIGVVLFPYDTDYKTILDYDPKGLMITSGPGNPDRVTETIETMKILSNRLPIFGICMGQQLIAKSFGAKSYKMKFGHRGANQPVKDLETGKVVITSQNHGFTVDKESLKDTDLVLSQINLNDGTPEGLSHKELPLKTIQYHPEASPGPNDTRSIFDEFNQMMDDY; encoded by the coding sequence ATGGTAAAAGAGGCTAAATTAGTCTTAGAAGACGGAACTATTATTAAAGGTGAAGGTTTTGGTTATGAAACCACTAAAACTGGTGAATTGGTCTTTTCCACTGGTATGGGAGGTTATACTGAATCTTTAACTGATCCATCCTTTAAAGGAGAAATTTTAATGTCTACATATCCTTTGGAAGGTAATTATGGTGTTAGTGAAGAATGGTATCAATCTGACAAAATCCAGGTGGAAGGGTTTGTAGTGCGTGAAGTATGTAAACATGTTTCTAATTTTTCATCTCCAAAAACCTTAGATGAGTTTTTAACTGAATTTGAAGTACCTGGAATAAGTGGTGTGGATACAAGGGATTTAACTCTTAAAATTCGTGAAAAAGGGTCAATGAAAAGTGTTATCACTACTGAGGATATTCCTGATGAGGAATTAATTGAAATGGCAAAAAGCCAGCCACACATTTCTGAAGTGGATTTGGTGCCGCTAGTATCCACCAAGGAAATCAAGGAATTTGGTCAAGACAACGACAAGAAAGTTGCCCTAATTGACTGTGGTGTTAAGAAAAGTATCATTCAAAACTTTTTAGATAGGGACATTGGTGTTGTCTTATTCCCATACGACACTGATTACAAAACAATCTTGGATTATGATCCTAAAGGTTTGATGATTACTTCAGGTCCTGGAAATCCTGACAGGGTAACTGAAACTATTGAAACCATGAAAATATTATCCAATAGGTTGCCAATCTTTGGAATTTGTATGGGTCAACAGTTAATTGCTAAATCATTTGGTGCAAAATCCTATAAAATGAAATTTGGACACAGAGGAGCTAATCAGCCAGTTAAGGATTTGGAAACTGGAAAGGTGGTTATAACTTCTCAAAATCATGGTTTTACAGTTGATAAAGAGTCACTTAAGGATACTGACCTTGTATTATCACAAATTAACCTTAATGATGGTACTCCTGAAGGTTTATCTCATAAAGAATTGCCTTTAAAAACCATTCAATACCATCCTGAAGCTAGTCCTGGTCCTAACGATACAAGGAGCATATTTGATGAATTTAACCAAATGATGGATGATTATTAA
- a CDS encoding YcaO-related McrA-glycine thioamidation protein, which yields MLNDEKIEFFEGTQRVTTPEKTIEKYEPMLRTAGITRITEITHLDRIGIPVFSAIRPTSQDGGVSVYAGKGIGVNQAKASAIMEGFERYSAERQGNEEIVVANMNDLEGNYIDPKTLNLPQETKNYSNFEIEWSTAFDLVTEKEFYVPSNAIYHPYIPENNCLALFKGHTNGLASGNVVEEAILHSIFEVIERDAWSIYELTRKNSRQINLETVKSDLINDLLEKFSKNDIEIRLFDLTADIKVPTILASADDTLLKDAGLLSIGIGTHLDPEIAVLRALTEVAQSRATQIQGAREDTVRADIVRKVGYEKTKKKYKHYFNDKESKIDFSEIPNKSTGSLKDDIDIVIKELKANGIENVLYKDITRPEIGVNVVRVVIPTMEMYSVDKGRVGDRCLKI from the coding sequence ATGTTAAATGATGAAAAAATTGAATTTTTTGAAGGAACACAAAGAGTTACAACTCCTGAGAAAACTATAGAAAAATATGAACCGATGCTTAGAACTGCTGGAATAACCAGAATAACTGAAATTACACATCTAGACAGAATAGGAATTCCAGTGTTTTCAGCCATTAGACCTACCTCTCAAGATGGAGGAGTCAGTGTCTATGCAGGCAAAGGAATTGGAGTGAATCAGGCAAAGGCATCTGCAATAATGGAAGGTTTTGAAAGATATTCCGCAGAAAGGCAGGGAAATGAAGAAATCGTTGTTGCAAACATGAATGACCTTGAAGGAAACTATATTGATCCTAAAACACTTAATCTTCCCCAGGAAACAAAAAACTACAGCAATTTTGAAATTGAATGGAGTACTGCCTTTGATTTGGTGACTGAGAAAGAATTTTATGTCCCTTCAAATGCAATTTATCATCCATACATACCTGAAAATAACTGTTTGGCATTATTTAAAGGCCATACCAATGGATTGGCTTCTGGAAATGTAGTTGAAGAGGCCATTTTACACAGCATTTTTGAAGTTATTGAACGTGATGCATGGAGCATTTATGAACTTACCCGCAAAAACTCAAGGCAGATAAATCTTGAAACCGTAAAAAGTGACTTGATCAATGATTTGCTTGAAAAATTCAGTAAAAATGATATTGAGATAAGACTGTTCGATTTGACAGCAGACATCAAGGTTCCGACAATTCTTGCCTCTGCAGACGATACCCTACTTAAAGATGCAGGATTATTGTCCATAGGAATTGGAACACATCTTGATCCTGAAATAGCTGTTTTACGTGCCCTTACAGAAGTAGCACAAAGTAGAGCAACACAAATTCAAGGAGCCCGTGAAGATACCGTTCGTGCAGATATCGTGAGAAAAGTGGGCTATGAAAAAACAAAGAAAAAATACAAACATTACTTCAATGACAAGGAAAGCAAAATTGACTTTTCCGAAATTCCAAATAAAAGTACTGGGTCTTTAAAAGATGACATTGACATTGTGATTAAAGAGTTGAAAGCCAACGGCATTGAAAATGTCCTATATAAAGACATTACAAGGCCCGAAATCGGAGTGAATGTTGTGCGCGTCGTCATTCCAACAATGGAAATGTATTCCGTTGACAAGGGAAGAGTTGGAGACAGATGCTTAAAGATATGA
- a CDS encoding universal stress protein: protein MYKRILVPTDGSEFAQRAEHIALEIAKSMDAEIFAISVIENSFVNGLPLDEEVFELTSILKQDSEKNIEDFEHMDEEENFNVKITSIIKEGSPAKEILTAAEEEDIDLIVVGSSGKSKLDKFLMGSVADKVSKHAHCSVLVVR from the coding sequence ATGTATAAAAGAATTTTAGTTCCGACTGATGGTTCAGAATTTGCTCAAAGAGCAGAGCATATTGCTTTAGAAATTGCAAAATCAATGGATGCAGAAATTTTTGCTATTAGTGTTATTGAAAATAGCTTTGTAAACGGCCTTCCATTAGATGAAGAAGTATTCGAATTAACTTCAATATTAAAACAAGATTCTGAGAAAAATATTGAAGATTTTGAACATATGGATGAAGAAGAAAATTTCAATGTTAAAATCACATCCATAATAAAAGAAGGTTCACCAGCAAAAGAAATTTTAACCGCTGCAGAAGAGGAAGATATCGATTTGATTGTTGTTGGAAGTTCAGGAAAATCTAAATTGGATAAATTCCTTATGGGTAGTGTAGCTGATAAAGTATCAAAACATGCTCATTGTTCTGTTTTAGTAGTACGTTAA
- a CDS encoding zinc ribbon domain-containing protein, producing MIFINSQEIRYFYRNIVKTNNVYRIKYKNKDYGEFKNLSDALYERDALFYCNFDYDLLVECDLENKYENMDLPPFPTKRSKGRIKGTKVNKEKREGEILFNHSKKKFYVKKEDKIYKYCDTMTEAYYIKKILMENNWNENSIKQTITEKIEVNIVIDSSKEYEVKISFCPNCRHKIKNSAKECPYCGYKIED from the coding sequence ATGATTTTTATTAACTCCCAGGAAATTAGATATTTTTACAGAAATATTGTTAAAACAAATAATGTTTACAGAATCAAATATAAAAATAAAGATTATGGTGAGTTTAAAAATTTATCTGACGCATTATATGAACGTGATGCCTTGTTTTACTGCAATTTCGACTATGATCTGCTAGTGGAATGCGACCTTGAAAACAAATATGAAAATATGGATTTGCCTCCGTTTCCAACCAAAAGATCCAAGGGGAGAATAAAGGGAACAAAAGTAAATAAAGAAAAAAGGGAAGGGGAAATCCTATTCAATCACAGTAAAAAGAAATTTTATGTGAAAAAAGAAGATAAAATTTACAAATACTGCGATACAATGACAGAAGCATATTATATTAAAAAAATACTAATGGAAAACAATTGGAACGAAAACAGCATCAAACAAACAATAACTGAAAAAATAGAAGTCAATATTGTAATTGATTCAAGTAAGGAATATGAAGTAAAAATAAGTTTCTGTCCTAACTGCAGACATAAGATAAAAAACAGCGCAAAAGAATGTCCGTATTGTGGATATAAAATAGAAGATTAA
- a CDS encoding amidohydrolase family protein, whose product MFTIANATILKGENLTPKKENIVVEDGKIIEINEGAFEGKIIDCEGCIVSPTFLNGHTHIGDSIIKDEGYGLTLDEVVKPPNGVKHVALSNADDDDIIAGMQDSMWEMIKTGTTHFIDYREGGIKGIELLKEASKDMPINPIILGRDNSFYGDDPDLKRVKKAIRDILKVADGIAPSGFGEITDEVANLITEECRKQSKISSIHVAESSEVQHNSLEKFNKTEVERAIDCNFDQIVHGTNLMKDDLKIISSSDVNLCLCPRANATLNVGIAPISDIVESDIAPILGSDNLMLNSPNMLRELEFTIKLVSVTQNYNINPRELLKMATTNVCCSSINQHIKKAVIREDSFAEFIVFKQKSKNPYLNIINRSNSKDILYIIHKNIIHKYQ is encoded by the coding sequence ATGTTTACTATTGCAAATGCAACAATATTGAAGGGGGAAAATCTTACTCCTAAAAAAGAAAATATCGTTGTTGAAGATGGAAAAATAATTGAAATTAATGAAGGCGCGTTTGAAGGAAAAATAATTGACTGTGAAGGTTGCATTGTCTCTCCAACATTTTTAAATGGCCATACTCATATTGGAGATTCCATAATTAAGGATGAAGGTTATGGCCTTACTTTGGATGAGGTGGTAAAACCTCCAAATGGTGTTAAGCATGTTGCTCTTTCAAATGCCGATGACGATGACATCATTGCAGGAATGCAAGATTCAATGTGGGAAATGATAAAAACAGGAACTACACATTTCATTGACTATAGGGAGGGAGGAATTAAAGGAATAGAGCTTCTTAAAGAAGCTTCAAAGGACATGCCAATTAATCCAATCATATTGGGCCGTGACAATAGCTTTTATGGTGATGATCCTGATTTGAAAAGGGTTAAAAAAGCCATTAGGGATATTCTGAAGGTGGCGGACGGAATTGCTCCGAGCGGATTTGGTGAAATTACTGATGAGGTGGCTAACTTAATTACTGAAGAATGCAGAAAGCAGTCTAAAATTTCTTCAATACATGTTGCGGAATCTAGTGAAGTTCAACATAATTCCTTAGAAAAATTCAATAAGACAGAAGTTGAAAGGGCTATTGACTGCAATTTCGATCAAATTGTTCATGGGACTAATTTAATGAAGGATGATTTGAAGATTATATCCAGTTCCGATGTTAATCTATGTTTGTGCCCTAGAGCCAATGCAACTTTGAATGTTGGTATTGCCCCTATAAGTGATATTGTCGAGTCTGATATTGCCCCGATACTGGGATCAGATAATTTGATGTTGAATTCTCCAAACATGCTTAGGGAATTGGAATTTACCATCAAACTTGTTTCTGTAACTCAAAATTATAATATAAATCCTAGGGAATTGCTTAAAATGGCTACAACAAATGTATGCTGCAGTTCCATTAATCAACATATAAAAAAGGCAGTTATTCGCGAGGATAGTTTTGCCGAATTTATAGTTTTTAAACAAAAATCTAAAAATCCATACCTTAATATAATAAATCGCTCAAATTCGAAAGATATATTATATATTATACATAAAAATATAATTCATAAATATCAATAG
- a CDS encoding TfuA-related McrA-glycine thioamidation protein: protein MKAIIYTGLSVSFDEAKEILDENVIYKPPIKRGDIGDALKENPDIIGIIDGVFHQSPAVAHKEILNAIDAGVKVIGSSSMGALRASELDVLGMVGIGYVYEQYRDGEITSDDDVAVMLDQETLEPLSVPLVNMKYVFTKAQEENVIIANEKEELLQIAKEIFYPKRIYSAVLNESSLNDDKKNKLIDFIAISKDIKKEDGKKLIKYVKELMETA, encoded by the coding sequence ATGAAGGCCATTATTTATACTGGACTCTCAGTGAGTTTTGATGAAGCGAAAGAGATATTGGATGAAAACGTTATTTATAAGCCCCCAATAAAAAGAGGAGATATCGGTGATGCCTTAAAAGAAAATCCAGACATTATTGGAATAATAGATGGGGTTTTCCACCAATCCCCTGCCGTTGCCCATAAGGAAATATTGAACGCAATCGATGCTGGAGTTAAGGTTATTGGATCATCAAGTATGGGAGCATTAAGAGCTTCTGAATTGGATGTGTTGGGAATGGTTGGAATAGGCTATGTTTATGAGCAATATAGAGACGGAGAGATAACTTCTGACGACGATGTTGCAGTTATGCTTGATCAGGAGACATTAGAACCTCTTTCAGTTCCTCTGGTCAATATGAAATATGTCTTTACAAAAGCCCAAGAGGAAAATGTGATAATCGCCAATGAAAAGGAGGAATTGCTACAGATAGCAAAAGAGATATTTTATCCAAAAAGAATTTATTCTGCCGTTTTGAATGAATCAAGCCTGAATGACGATAAAAAAAATAAGCTCATTGACTTTATCGCTATTTCTAAAGATATCAAAAAAGAAGATGGAAAAAAACTTATAAAATATGTTAAAGAGCTAATGGAAACAGCATGA